From Chryseobacterium sp. H1D6B, a single genomic window includes:
- a CDS encoding YceI family protein, which produces MKKVFLTFVLSFLSIVGFAQSTWNVDPMHSSVNFNIKHMGISFVQGRFDKFEGTVSTPGTNLDNAKFNFSVDINAVNTGVEMRDKHLKSADFFDAEKFPAMKFESVSLTKGKNNTYTLKGKLTIKDVTKEISVPVTYGGVTKNQQGKEVLGFQTKFTVNRLDYNIKYDPTGAGVAKDVDVNLYFELVKQ; this is translated from the coding sequence ATGAAAAAGGTATTTTTAACTTTCGTCCTGTCTTTCTTAAGTATTGTTGGTTTTGCACAGTCTACTTGGAATGTAGATCCTATGCACTCTTCTGTTAACTTCAATATTAAGCATATGGGAATAAGCTTTGTACAGGGAAGATTTGATAAGTTTGAAGGAACTGTATCTACTCCCGGAACTAATTTAGATAATGCAAAATTCAATTTTTCTGTAGATATCAATGCGGTAAATACAGGAGTTGAAATGAGAGATAAGCATTTGAAAAGTGCAGATTTCTTTGATGCAGAGAAATTTCCGGCGATGAAATTTGAAAGCGTTTCTTTAACAAAAGGTAAAAATAACACATATACGCTTAAAGGAAAACTGACAATAAAAGATGTAACTAAAGAAATCAGTGTTCCTGTAACTTATGGAGGTGTTACCAAAAATCAGCAAGGTAAAGAAGTATTAGGCTTCCAGACAAAATTTACAGTGAACCGTTTAGATTATAACATTAAATATGATCCTACAGGAGCTGGAGTAGCGAAAGATGTAGACGTTAACTTATATTTCGAATTAGTGAAACAATAA
- the radA gene encoding DNA repair protein RadA: MAKLRTAYFCQNCGTQYSQWMGQCKNCGEWNTLVEEVVEKTTQKSIGSKTKQNIINIIEVETIEEPRIKTPSEELNRVLGGGIVLGSVTLIGGEPGIGKSTLLLQLALKMKKKILYVSGEESASQIKMRADRLSEIQNPNCFLFTETSLEKILHEAKKLVPDFMIIDSIQTLQSQSIESSPGTVSQIRECSNEIIKYAKENSVPVFLVGHITKDGQIAGPKVLEHMVDVVLNFDGDRNHLFRLLRANKNRFGSTAEIGIYEMVSQGLKEIKNPSEILITKKFEELSGNSVAVTLEGNRPMLLEIQALVSTAVYGTPQRSCTGFDSKRLNMLLAVLEKRAGFQLGAKDVFLNITGGIKTDDPALDLAVVASILSSNEDIAISEHFCFAGEIGLSGEIRPVAQVEQRISEAEKLGYEKIFVSNLNKIPKRKFGIKIEEVSKIEDFHERVF; this comes from the coding sequence ATGGCAAAATTAAGAACAGCATATTTCTGTCAAAACTGCGGAACACAATATTCTCAATGGATGGGGCAGTGTAAAAACTGCGGCGAATGGAATACTTTAGTAGAAGAAGTGGTGGAAAAAACGACTCAAAAGAGCATCGGTTCGAAAACCAAACAGAATATCATTAATATTATTGAAGTTGAAACTATAGAAGAACCCCGTATAAAAACACCTTCTGAAGAGCTTAACAGAGTTTTGGGAGGCGGAATTGTTTTAGGTTCTGTCACTTTAATCGGAGGTGAGCCGGGAATCGGAAAGTCTACGTTACTGCTGCAGCTCGCCTTAAAAATGAAGAAGAAAATTCTTTATGTTTCCGGAGAAGAAAGTGCCTCCCAAATAAAAATGAGAGCAGACAGGCTGTCGGAAATTCAAAATCCCAACTGTTTTCTTTTTACAGAAACTTCATTAGAAAAAATTCTTCATGAAGCTAAAAAGCTGGTTCCGGATTTTATGATTATTGATTCAATCCAGACCCTTCAATCTCAATCCATAGAAAGTTCTCCCGGCACCGTTTCTCAAATCCGGGAATGTTCCAATGAAATTATAAAATACGCTAAGGAAAACAGCGTACCTGTTTTTTTAGTAGGACACATCACAAAAGACGGACAAATCGCAGGACCAAAAGTTCTGGAACACATGGTAGATGTTGTTTTAAATTTCGATGGTGACAGAAACCATCTTTTCAGATTATTAAGAGCCAATAAAAACCGTTTCGGGTCTACTGCAGAAATCGGAATCTATGAAATGGTCTCTCAAGGGTTAAAGGAAATAAAAAATCCGTCAGAGATTTTAATCACGAAGAAATTTGAAGAGCTGTCTGGAAATTCTGTTGCGGTTACTCTGGAGGGAAACAGGCCGATGCTGCTTGAAATTCAGGCTCTGGTAAGCACAGCGGTTTATGGAACCCCGCAAAGAAGCTGTACCGGATTTGATTCCAAAAGATTGAATATGCTTCTTGCTGTTCTTGAAAAACGGGCAGGATTTCAATTAGGGGCAAAAGACGTCTTTCTTAATATTACCGGCGGTATAAAAACTGATGACCCAGCTTTGGATCTTGCGGTGGTAGCATCTATTCTTTCTTCTAATGAAGATATCGCTATTTCTGAGCATTTTTGTTTCGCAGGAGAAATTGGATTAAGCGGTGAAATCCGTCCTGTTGCCCAGGTTGAACAAAGAATTTCAGAGGCTGAAAAATTGGGTTATGAGAAGATTTTTGTTTCTAATCTTAATAAAATTCCAAAAAGAAAATTCGGAATAAAAATTGAAGAAGTAAGCAAAATTGAAGATTTTCACGAGAGAGTTTTCTAG
- a CDS encoding zinc-dependent metalloprotease family protein encodes MKTKFTILVCFCASFLFAQNRIFQNSIDENNLTAGQKVSKELASTYTSTKYYLQPSFTLTSDLQITLPTDKQITAKFNRTFKYSNTSESAVYTIENDPKAELVLSKYDNIVTGMYSSSTGEKVMFHQTDASIFALSVVSGSKIIDQDSKDDYILDIPSGFSKVNADVCLSSTPICPQTRIDALVVFTAAAKTAWGGLAQSNSFIATAITNFNTALQNSGVSNVTINLVYSGEIIYTESGNLSTDLPRFRNNNDGFMDDVHTLRTTYGADICALITSTPTSTCGLGYVNTSPTNYSGTAGFSVSLYNCAVSNYSLAHEMGHNMGLRHDWYVDTSTTPCSNHHGYTNRTAITLGTSSISSQRWRTIMAYNDECAATGFNCTRINRWANPDVNYNTEPTGIAIGNTNPSNEAFGFARFACAVSNFMPTASLSAKEANLDVKDFTIYPNPAKDMIHISGKDNGRYTFKIINSLGQFILSTSEKSISLRGWASGEYFLSIYNEDNSLIGSKKLIIQ; translated from the coding sequence ATGAAAACGAAATTTACCATTTTAGTATGCTTTTGTGCTAGTTTCCTGTTTGCACAAAACAGAATTTTTCAAAATTCAATTGATGAGAATAATTTAACGGCTGGCCAAAAAGTGAGTAAAGAGCTTGCCTCTACTTATACTTCAACGAAATATTACCTGCAGCCTTCTTTTACCCTCACTTCGGATCTGCAGATCACCCTGCCTACCGACAAGCAGATTACGGCAAAATTCAACCGCACTTTTAAATACAGCAATACCAGCGAATCTGCCGTTTATACTATAGAAAATGATCCTAAAGCAGAACTGGTTCTTTCAAAATACGATAATATTGTCACAGGAATGTATTCCTCAAGCACCGGAGAAAAAGTGATGTTCCACCAGACAGATGCAAGTATTTTCGCTTTATCTGTTGTCAGCGGTTCTAAAATTATTGATCAGGATTCAAAGGACGATTATATTCTAGATATACCTTCAGGTTTCAGCAAAGTGAATGCTGATGTATGTTTAAGCAGTACGCCGATATGTCCCCAAACAAGAATTGATGCATTAGTTGTATTTACTGCTGCTGCAAAAACGGCATGGGGAGGGCTCGCACAAAGCAACTCTTTTATTGCTACTGCCATTACTAACTTCAATACTGCACTGCAGAATTCGGGTGTTTCTAATGTAACGATTAATCTGGTATACTCTGGAGAAATAATTTATACAGAATCTGGAAACCTCAGCACAGATCTTCCAAGATTTAGAAATAATAATGACGGCTTTATGGATGATGTCCACACATTAAGAACAACTTATGGAGCCGACATCTGTGCCCTCATCACTTCTACTCCTACAAGTACATGCGGACTGGGATATGTAAATACAAGCCCGACAAACTATTCTGGTACGGCAGGTTTTTCAGTTTCTCTTTACAATTGTGCGGTATCCAATTATTCTTTAGCCCACGAAATGGGACACAACATGGGGCTGAGACATGACTGGTATGTGGATACAAGTACAACGCCCTGCAGTAACCATCATGGCTATACAAACAGAACTGCCATCACCCTTGGAACCTCAAGCATATCTTCTCAAAGATGGAGAACAATAATGGCCTACAATGACGAATGTGCGGCTACCGGCTTTAACTGTACAAGAATCAACCGCTGGGCAAATCCTGATGTGAATTATAACACTGAACCTACAGGTATCGCCATTGGAAATACAAATCCATCTAACGAAGCTTTTGGTTTTGCACGTTTTGCATGTGCTGTTTCTAACTTCATGCCGACTGCCTCTCTATCTGCGAAAGAAGCAAATCTTGACGTTAAAGACTTTACAATATATCCAAATCCAGCTAAAGATATGATTCATATTTCTGGAAAAGATAATGGGAGGTACACCTTTAAAATTATTAATTCTCTGGGGCAATTTATTTTGTCTACCTCCGAAAAAAGCATCAGCTTAAGAGGATGGGCTTCTGGAGAATATTTTCTAAGTATCTATAACGAAGACAATTCTTTGATAGGAAGCAAAAAATTGATCATCCAATAA
- a CDS encoding ACP phosphodiesterase: MNYLAHSFLTFSDGQIVGQFLEDFIRNKDRFSFPKEIQDGITLHRAVDTFTDSHPAIHEAKKVFSPLVRLYSGAFVDVSMDYFLANDLSLHSLQGWKEHSLKVYRVLNENKKWLPEHFKRMLEKMEKDDWLYNYREDWGIKFSIQNVLNKAKYLDKDLPVFELFLNNKESLQKCYDDFFPDLLAHSQGINKLL; the protein is encoded by the coding sequence ATGAACTATCTGGCTCACTCTTTTCTCACTTTTTCGGATGGACAAATTGTAGGACAGTTTTTGGAAGATTTTATCCGAAATAAAGACCGTTTTTCTTTTCCAAAAGAAATTCAGGACGGAATCACCCTGCACAGAGCTGTTGATACTTTTACAGATTCTCACCCCGCCATACACGAAGCTAAAAAAGTTTTCAGCCCGCTTGTGAGATTGTATTCCGGGGCATTTGTAGATGTTTCAATGGATTATTTTCTGGCGAATGATTTAAGTTTACATTCACTTCAAGGCTGGAAAGAACATTCTTTAAAAGTATACAGGGTTTTAAATGAGAATAAAAAATGGCTTCCTGAACATTTTAAAAGAATGCTGGAAAAAATGGAAAAGGATGACTGGCTCTACAATTACCGTGAAGACTGGGGCATTAAATTCAGTATACAGAATGTTCTCAACAAGGCTAAATATTTAGATAAAGATCTTCCGGTATTTGAATTATTTTTGAATAACAAAGAGAGTCTTCAGAAATGCTACGATGATTTTTTTCCTGATCTATTAGCTCATTCCCAAGGCATTAACAAGCTGTTGTGA
- a CDS encoding DUF6702 family protein produces MKKLLLLLLPVLFLLSFTKMKHPYHVGSVEFNYNSKSKTFEVTGRFFLDDLENALSKKYGKPFHFNDEKYKAQLNEALKNYAAEYLKLKADNTFLKVNYVGYEEDNESVNIFLESEPLNAPKKVEAAVSFLYNLFDDQMNIVHIIVKGNRKSEKLVYPNRYLYQQF; encoded by the coding sequence ATGAAGAAACTCTTGTTATTACTGCTTCCAGTTCTATTTCTATTGTCTTTTACAAAAATGAAGCATCCTTATCATGTAGGGTCTGTAGAATTTAATTACAATTCAAAATCAAAAACCTTTGAGGTGACAGGCCGATTTTTTCTGGATGATTTAGAGAATGCTTTAAGTAAAAAATATGGAAAGCCTTTTCATTTTAATGATGAAAAATATAAGGCCCAGCTTAATGAAGCCCTAAAAAACTACGCCGCAGAATATTTAAAACTGAAAGCCGATAATACATTCTTAAAAGTGAACTACGTAGGTTATGAAGAAGACAATGAATCTGTAAATATTTTTTTAGAATCAGAACCCTTGAATGCTCCAAAAAAAGTAGAAGCAGCGGTAAGCTTTCTTTATAATTTGTTTGATGACCAGATGAATATCGTACATATTATTGTAAAAGGAAATCGTAAAAGTGAAAAACTTGTCTACCCTAACCGGTATTTGTACCAGCAGTTTTAA